In a genomic window of Veillonellaceae bacterium:
- a CDS encoding response regulator — protein sequence MRMKSKLSSGFGLIVTVMGLAIGLVAIMLTRQIDAVGDTVDKRYHNVDLANIIRNQTSRIAIASRDIILENDTLATEEGFDAINLARTEKNEAMLALEAIEHGSDTEHYIQDIKRFQQEYLQVESRVRSLIRQGDYEEAAILLREGERIRDQLRIEVDQLVLAEKQGLEDALYELDETYRFSMKLLLLALSVIIATGLVLTFLMTKSITNSVESMTKVIANANFGTGGKLPRVEHITNDEIGDIARSYNKLADALEEQVRHEKEMRTVLENQTWIKAELAEIAMHNQGVSSYEELGTQVITRLAKAANAHYGALYLIARGSKISKLVRLAAYAGQNQGESRQEMMLGEGIAGQCALEQQAILLTDIPENYIKISSGLGEAPPRNLIAIPVILSGQTLAVIELASFTPFTQLQREFLEQAADNIAVALSRIEAKQHIDMLLQEAQALNEELRAQSEELQMRQEELHSINEQLELQCRTSEEKAKELEIVKTQLEEKAQQVEISSKYKSEFLANMSHELRTPLNSMLILAQILADNSTGNLNDKQVEYAKTIFSSGSDLLDLINDILDISKIESGKIILTKAEVAVCSFIEDLRKKFMPIAQHKNLFFNLQIEEDFPPAIYTDEIRLEQIIVNLLSNAFKFTEQGGVFLKLSTQTKPSGEVVLKFSVTDTGIGIAPHQQKVIFEEFKQADSTNTRKYGGTGLGLAISRKLAELLEGHIELESSVGQGSKFTLYLPQGKVDIEQAADTIRLLAETAAAVDLKAAVPAADSGAIERAEQPFEEPAKLTNRKILLVDDDIRNIYALTTALEDLNMEVIFAENGREAIERLTADDCIDLVLMDIMMPEMDGYEAIRTIRSNSKYQHLPIIALTANAMKTDREKCLEAGASDYISKPVNLEQLYSLIKLWLANGG from the coding sequence ATGCGAATGAAGTCAAAGCTATCTTCCGGATTTGGCTTAATCGTAACAGTAATGGGCCTTGCCATAGGTTTGGTAGCAATCATGCTGACCCGCCAGATAGATGCTGTCGGTGATACAGTTGATAAGCGGTATCATAATGTCGATCTGGCAAATATTATAAGGAACCAAACAAGCCGTATTGCTATTGCCAGCCGCGATATAATTCTTGAGAATGACACCTTAGCAACAGAGGAAGGGTTTGACGCCATTAATTTAGCCCGCACGGAAAAAAATGAGGCAATGCTGGCCTTAGAGGCTATTGAGCATGGCTCTGATACTGAACATTATATTCAAGACATAAAAAGATTTCAGCAAGAATACCTGCAAGTCGAAAGCCGTGTAAGAAGTTTAATCAGGCAAGGAGATTATGAGGAAGCAGCAATTTTGCTAAGAGAAGGCGAGCGTATTCGAGATCAGTTAAGAATCGAGGTTGATCAACTAGTCCTTGCAGAAAAGCAAGGGCTTGAAGATGCACTATATGAGCTTGATGAGACTTACCGCTTCTCCATGAAGCTGCTGTTGTTAGCTCTTAGCGTTATCATTGCTACTGGCCTAGTATTAACGTTCTTAATGACCAAGAGTATAACAAATAGTGTTGAAAGTATGACTAAGGTTATCGCAAATGCTAATTTCGGCACTGGCGGAAAATTGCCGCGGGTTGAACATATTACTAATGATGAAATTGGCGATATCGCCCGATCCTATAATAAACTGGCAGACGCTCTTGAAGAGCAGGTAAGGCATGAAAAAGAAATGCGAACTGTTCTGGAAAATCAGACATGGATTAAAGCTGAGCTAGCCGAAATAGCTATGCACAATCAAGGTGTAAGCAGTTATGAAGAACTCGGCACTCAAGTAATAACGCGGCTAGCCAAGGCGGCCAATGCTCATTACGGTGCCTTGTACCTAATTGCGAGAGGCAGTAAAATAAGCAAACTGGTAAGATTGGCGGCCTATGCCGGTCAAAATCAGGGGGAAAGCCGTCAGGAGATGATGCTTGGCGAAGGCATTGCTGGGCAATGCGCGTTAGAGCAGCAAGCTATTTTGCTCACAGACATTCCGGAGAATTATATAAAAATATCATCCGGCCTCGGTGAGGCTCCCCCACGAAATCTAATAGCCATACCCGTTATTTTAAGCGGCCAAACCCTGGCTGTAATTGAGCTGGCATCATTTACTCCTTTCACCCAATTGCAGCGCGAATTCTTGGAACAGGCAGCTGATAATATAGCTGTTGCATTGAGCCGTATTGAAGCTAAACAGCACATTGATATGCTGCTGCAGGAAGCACAGGCACTGAACGAGGAGCTGCGAGCGCAATCGGAAGAACTACAGATGCGGCAAGAGGAACTGCATAGTATTAATGAACAGCTCGAATTGCAATGTCGGACTTCAGAGGAAAAGGCCAAAGAACTAGAAATTGTTAAGACTCAATTGGAAGAAAAGGCCCAGCAGGTTGAGATAAGCTCTAAGTATAAATCTGAGTTTCTGGCTAATATGTCGCATGAACTGCGTACTCCGCTTAACAGTATGCTTATTTTGGCGCAAATTCTGGCCGACAATAGTACGGGCAATCTTAATGATAAGCAGGTTGAGTATGCCAAAACGATTTTTTCCTCGGGCAGCGACTTGTTAGACCTCATTAATGACATTCTGGATATTTCCAAAATCGAATCAGGCAAGATAATTCTGACCAAGGCCGAAGTTGCTGTTTGCAGTTTTATTGAAGATTTGCGCAAAAAGTTTATGCCTATAGCCCAACATAAAAACTTGTTTTTTAATCTCCAGATCGAAGAAGATTTTCCGCCAGCTATTTATACCGATGAAATCCGGCTGGAACAAATTATTGTCAATCTTCTATCAAATGCCTTTAAGTTTACTGAACAGGGTGGTGTATTTCTAAAGCTTAGCACCCAGACAAAACCGAGCGGCGAAGTTGTTCTGAAATTTTCTGTTACCGACACCGGAATCGGAATAGCCCCCCATCAACAAAAGGTTATTTTTGAAGAGTTTAAGCAAGCTGACAGCACAAATACCCGGAAGTATGGCGGGACAGGCCTTGGTTTAGCCATCAGCCGCAAGCTGGCCGAACTTTTGGAAGGCCATATAGAACTTGAAAGCAGTGTGGGACAAGGCAGCAAGTTTACGCTATATCTGCCACAAGGCAAGGTAGACATTGAACAAGCCGCAGACACTATTCGGCTGTTGGCAGAGACGGCAGCAGCCGTTGATCTGAAAGCGGCTGTCCCGGCTGCTGACAGTGGGGCAATAGAAAGGGCCGAGCAGCCGTTCGAGGAACCGGCTAAACTGACGAATCGAAAAATTTTGCTTGTTGATGACGACATACGCAATATTTATGCCTTAACTACTGCGCTTGAAGATTTAAATATGGAGGTTATTTTTGCCGAGAACGGCCGGGAAGCAATCGAAAGATTGACAGCTGATGATTGTATTGATCTTGTTCTTATGGATATTATGATGCCGGAAATGGATGGTTATGAAGCTATCCGCACAATCCGTAGCAATTCAAAGTATCAGCATCTGCCAATAATAGCGCTTACTGCTAATGCTATGAAGACTGACCGGGAAAAGTGCCTTGAAGCGGGTGCCTCGGATTATATAAGCAAGCCGGTTAATTTAGAACAGCTCTATTCTTTGATTAAACTATGGCTAGCTAATGGCGGATAG
- a CDS encoding alpha/beta-type small acid-soluble spore protein gives MTQKYRSMAELDASLPDKHEVAKELGIPLDQGHNEDLTTSQVGKIGGRIGGAKVKKLIELAEENLVSEETGKID, from the coding sequence ATGACGCAAAAATACCGTTCAATGGCAGAGCTTGACGCCTCATTGCCGGATAAGCATGAGGTTGCTAAAGAGCTTGGCATTCCTCTTGACCAAGGGCATAACGAAGATCTTACAACCAGCCAAGTCGGGAAAATCGGCGGCAGGATCGGGGGCGCCAAAGTAAAAAAACTCATTGAATTGGCTGAGGAAAACCTGGTAAGTGAAGAGACCGGCAAGATTGATTAG
- the recQ gene encoding DNA helicase RecQ, whose translation MIQQAEKLLKKVYGYDRFRPGQESVIASLLAGRDTIAIMPTGAGKSLCFQVPAMLLPGVTLVVSPLISLMKDQVDALNNQGLPATYINSSLSSAELRQRLSYIAAGRYKLIYIAPERLTTDIFQSVLRQLDISMLAIDEAHCISQWGHDFRPSYQAVGPFIANLKTRPIVGAFTATATPEVKNDVVNLLGLKRPDVHVTGFDRPNLFFQVLRGENKQKFVMNYLKANAADSGIIYAATRKEVDSLYELLSRKGYAAGRYHAGLSDSERAAQQESFIYDDIRVMVATNAFGMGIDKSNVRYVLHYNMPKNMEAYYQEAGRGGRDGEPAECILLFSSQDTLLQKFLIDKSVEHPLRKQHELHKLQEMVDYCHTPECLRTYILRYFGESDAMNDCGHCGNCNDDSEMMDITIDAQKVFSCIYRMKERFGLTMVADVLKGANNKKVRQFGFGDLSTYGLMAERPLVDIKTLIQQLAATGYLQLTDSNYPVVRLTPAALAVLRNQAKVYQKVFKERQAKPDDSLFELLRQLRKELALRDQVPPYVVFADSTLKEMSQYCPVTEEALRKIKGVGEVKLERYGREFLAVIKEYTVKS comes from the coding sequence CAAGTTCCGGCGATGCTATTGCCTGGGGTTACGCTTGTTGTATCGCCCCTTATTTCACTAATGAAAGATCAGGTAGACGCTTTGAATAATCAAGGTCTGCCAGCTACCTATATTAATAGTTCACTGTCAAGCGCTGAACTGCGTCAACGGCTAAGCTATATTGCGGCTGGACGCTATAAGCTTATATACATAGCGCCGGAGCGTTTAACAACAGATATCTTTCAGAGTGTCTTGCGGCAGCTTGATATCAGTATGTTGGCTATCGACGAGGCTCATTGCATTTCGCAATGGGGCCATGATTTCAGGCCCAGCTATCAAGCGGTGGGGCCGTTTATTGCCAATCTTAAAACCCGTCCTATCGTAGGGGCTTTTACAGCAACGGCGACGCCTGAAGTTAAAAATGATGTTGTTAATTTATTAGGCCTAAAGCGGCCTGATGTTCATGTAACGGGATTTGACCGCCCCAATTTGTTCTTTCAAGTGCTGCGGGGCGAGAACAAACAGAAATTTGTTATGAATTATTTAAAAGCAAATGCCGCTGATTCGGGTATAATCTATGCGGCAACCCGTAAAGAAGTTGACAGCCTGTATGAACTGCTGAGCCGGAAAGGCTATGCGGCAGGCCGGTATCACGCCGGTCTCAGCGATTCCGAACGGGCAGCCCAGCAAGAGTCTTTTATCTATGATGATATTCGTGTAATGGTAGCAACTAACGCTTTTGGGATGGGAATTGACAAGTCAAATGTACGGTATGTCCTACACTACAATATGCCCAAGAATATGGAGGCCTACTACCAAGAAGCCGGCCGCGGCGGGCGAGATGGAGAACCAGCTGAGTGTATCCTGCTCTTTAGTTCGCAGGATACTTTGCTGCAAAAGTTTTTAATTGATAAATCGGTTGAGCATCCGCTCCGCAAACAGCATGAATTGCACAAGCTGCAAGAGATGGTTGATTACTGTCATACTCCCGAGTGTCTGCGCACCTATATTCTGCGCTATTTCGGCGAGTCAGATGCTATGAACGACTGCGGCCATTGCGGTAATTGCAATGACGATAGTGAAATGATGGATATAACGATAGACGCGCAGAAGGTATTTTCCTGCATCTACCGCATGAAAGAGCGGTTTGGTTTAACAATGGTGGCCGATGTCCTAAAGGGCGCCAATAATAAAAAGGTTCGCCAGTTTGGCTTTGGGGATTTAAGTACTTATGGATTAATGGCAGAGCGCCCGCTTGTTGATATCAAGACACTTATCCAGCAACTGGCTGCCACCGGCTATCTTCAGCTTACCGACAGCAACTACCCGGTAGTCAGGCTTACGCCGGCGGCTTTAGCTGTTTTGCGTAATCAGGCAAAGGTTTATCAAAAGGTATTTAAAGAGCGCCAGGCTAAGCCTGATGATTCGCTGTTCGAGCTGCTGCGCCAACTGCGAAAAGAACTTGCGCTTCGCGACCAAGTTCCGCCATATGTTGTTTTTGCCGACAGTACGCTCAAGGAAATGAGTCAGTATTGCCCGGTCACTGAGGAGGCACTTCGCAAAATCAAGGGAGTAGGCGAGGTCAAGCTTGAACGGTATGGTCGTGAATTTCTAGCAGTAATTAAGGAATATACTGTTAAGAGTTAA